The nucleotide sequence CGTTTCAATGCATTATTGGTCGCAATTAAACTTGGCGTTATTTTATTGTTCATTGTAGTAGGTGTTTTTTATGTGGAACCGGATAACTGGACACCTTTCCTGCCATTTGGAATGAGCGGTGTTTTCACAGGTGCCGCGCTCGTATTTTTTGCTTACTTAGGGTTTGATGCCGTATCTTCTGCTGCCGCGGAAGTAAAAAATCCACAGCGCAATATGCCAATCGGAATTATCGGTTCCCTGCTTGTCTGTACAGTACTATATATTGTAGTTTCACTTGTACTGACAGGGATTGTTCCATATACAGACCTGAATGTAACCGATCCTGTATCTTATGCGATGCAAGTAATCGATCAGGAACGGGCAGCGGGAATTATTTCACTCGGTGCTGTCATAGGCATGATGACCGTTATATTAGTCATGATGTACGGCGGGACACGATTGTTGATGGCATTTGCCCGTGATGGCTTAATGCCAAAAATGCTGGCACAATTAAGTGAAAAACGCAAAATGCCTGCTAAAAATACGTGGCTGTTTACAGTAATTATTTCATTTTTTGCGGGATTTGTTCCATTGGATTTGTTAGCGGAACTAGTAAATATGGGTACACTGGTTGCATTTATTTTCGTTTCTGCCGGCATTTTATATTTGCGTAAAAATAAAGACTTGCCGCAAGATCGATTCAAAGTACCGTTTTATCCCATTTTACCAATCTTATCATTTATTTTATGTATTTTTCTGATTACCCAACTTTCCTTGCACACATGGATCGCTTGTGGAATCTGGTTTATTATCGGTATAATTGTTTATTTCACATATGGAAAAAAACATTCTATGATGAATTCTAAATCTAAATAGTAGAACAGAGCTGGTACAATAACCGCTCTATATAAAAAGCGCAGCAAATTAGTTCCCGTAATTTGCTGCGATTATATTTTTTTTTTGAGAAATTCCGCATCGTATTTGAGAGAAGCAATCTGCAAATTTTCTGACCTTATTAAATTGTTTGTTTTTGAACCTTTTACAGATGCCAACGAATTGCTAATATGAGAGTTAATTTCAAGCAAGGGAGCGTCAATTATTATGGAATCGTCAAGATCAATCACTACTTCATCAGAGAAAACAAAAGATTTAATTATTACAAGCCTTC is from Solibacillus isronensis and encodes:
- a CDS encoding amino acid permease, whose translation is MQLPKTMGPFDLIMLGVGAIVGTGIFILPGTVSALHAGPGIVFSFTIAAVVCALAALCYSEFSSTVPVAGSAYSYSYIVFGEIIAWLVGWALLLEYGLATAAVATGWSGYFVSLLEGLSIHLPVALTGAFSPENGTYINLPAICIIFAIGALLSLGMKESTRFNALLVAIKLGVILLFIVVGVFYVEPDNWTPFLPFGMSGVFTGAALVFFAYLGFDAVSSAAAEVKNPQRNMPIGIIGSLLVCTVLYIVVSLVLTGIVPYTDLNVTDPVSYAMQVIDQERAAGIISLGAVIGMMTVILVMMYGGTRLLMAFARDGLMPKMLAQLSEKRKMPAKNTWLFTVIISFFAGFVPLDLLAELVNMGTLVAFIFVSAGILYLRKNKDLPQDRFKVPFYPILPILSFILCIFLITQLSLHTWIACGIWFIIGIIVYFTYGKKHSMMNSKSK